A genomic window from Negativicutes bacterium includes:
- a CDS encoding HlyD family efflux transporter periplasmic adaptor subunit gives MKISFSNNKNSDATVKNNIKIPYGNAKRIFPQLKWWLVLIIIALPFVYFSGKIISEWLFVRSPGTIYLEKVVVNANEGGTIESIAGKRGDMIAPNSLLLTYKKIIPTGRLEQIALLEAEKNALVTGNIGGGTTVDKNYQQISAISNSVAYYEKLRNDTGALMAKGAATRAEYEQVNAKYNELKAALAAADVTPVAAPVLSNEVRKIQVDESIKSLTKFLDNNAQINTGIGGQINTILVNVGQTFSAGEPLAILAKTENVYVSVYVEPEDFKKISLGTGAKVKILGSNRTVTAVVVEQPISASTVPMGISNTIYPNSMRGINVFLKIDEKLNPEEIVDGLPVVVAWN, from the coding sequence ATGAAAATATCATTTTCCAACAATAAAAACTCTGATGCCACAGTAAAGAACAATATAAAAATCCCTTATGGTAATGCGAAACGAATTTTCCCACAATTAAAATGGTGGTTAGTATTAATTATTATTGCCCTACCGTTTGTTTATTTTTCCGGAAAAATTATCAGCGAGTGGCTATTTGTCAGATCGCCGGGAACAATTTATTTAGAAAAAGTCGTTGTTAATGCTAATGAAGGCGGAACTATTGAGAGTATTGCCGGAAAACGTGGTGACATGATAGCGCCTAATAGCTTGCTGTTGACGTATAAGAAGATTATTCCAACGGGGCGACTAGAGCAAATAGCTTTATTGGAAGCGGAGAAAAATGCGTTAGTAACCGGTAATATTGGTGGTGGTACAACCGTTGATAAAAATTACCAACAAATTTCAGCGATTTCTAATAGTGTTGCTTATTATGAAAAATTACGCAATGATACAGGCGCCTTAATGGCTAAAGGAGCAGCAACCAGAGCTGAATACGAGCAAGTCAATGCTAAGTATAATGAGTTAAAGGCGGCTTTGGCAGCGGCTGATGTAACGCCGGTCGCAGCTCCGGTGCTTAGTAATGAAGTTCGTAAAATTCAAGTAGATGAAAGCATTAAAAGCTTAACTAAGTTTTTGGATAATAATGCTCAAATAAACACCGGTATTGGTGGTCAAATTAACACTATTTTAGTTAATGTTGGGCAGACTTTTAGTGCCGGAGAGCCTTTGGCAATTTTAGCAAAAACCGAAAATGTTTATGTCAGTGTTTATGTAGAGCCGGAAGATTTTAAAAAAATTAGTTTAGGCACCGGTGCTAAAGTTAAAATTTTAGGTAGTAATAGAACTGTTACAGCAGTGGTGGTGGAACAACCAATTAGTGCCTCTACAGTGCCGATGGGAATATCCAATACTATTTATCCTAATAGTATGAGAGGTATCAATGTATTTTTGAAAATTGACGAAAAACTAAATCCTGAGGAAATTGTGGATGGACTGCCGGTAGTAGTAGCGTGGAATTAG